Proteins from one uncultured Desulfuromonas sp. genomic window:
- the gspD gene encoding type II secretion system secretin GspD has translation MLIRKFTFAVVMMLLGSVLLAGPLTSACRAQTDGVGITLDFKDIELTDLIRTVSELTGKNFVYDDSIRGKATIISSQQMSVNEAYQLFLTVLNVKGYTVVPSGKTNKIVPIKSAKESNLPTMTGNLAQDQFVTRMISLENINAADIAESILSPLMPKTSNVVVYEPSNMLIISDSASNIQRLTTIIRELDVPGALQDMQVIPLQFADAKETATICNDILSSGNTKKTTRRRASKNVTTSSADATSKVIAYERTNRLVVMATSDDMTTILSLIAELDQEPTQEHARINLYYLENADAEELSKTLNEILSGIKKPATSSSAAAGGKGTVPAAAIQTNVTVSADKPTNALVINATPEDYVIIKDIIKQLDIRRKQVYVEALIMELSMDATEALGSQLQGAFEVGNEGIINLSSNSSPGGILSDPESLLTTSVNGLLAGGFSKLIGIDTDGDGVDDRQVTAFSALIKLSKDDTNVNILSAPRLLTSDNEEAEIVVGRNVPIITSRLTDSTGSDSLAQSVSVERKDVALTLRFTPQITEGELVRLNVYQETTDLTDSVGDVNSVGPTFTTRKISNTVLARDGQTVVLGGLISTNQQETISKVPLLGDIPLLGWLFKSKDNKEVKTNLLVFITPTIISDMEDLSNVTTINRETFDRIKNDPETANDNTEQN, from the coding sequence GTGCTGATCCGAAAATTCACCTTTGCCGTTGTGATGATGCTACTGGGTTCCGTGCTGCTGGCCGGGCCGCTGACTTCTGCCTGCCGGGCACAAACCGACGGTGTCGGCATTACCCTTGATTTCAAGGACATTGAACTGACTGATCTGATCCGTACGGTCAGCGAACTGACCGGAAAGAACTTTGTCTACGACGATTCGATTCGCGGCAAAGCCACTATCATCTCTTCACAGCAAATGTCGGTCAACGAGGCCTATCAGCTGTTTTTGACCGTGCTCAACGTCAAAGGCTATACGGTTGTTCCCTCCGGCAAGACCAACAAAATCGTACCGATCAAATCGGCTAAAGAGAGCAATCTACCGACCATGACGGGCAATCTGGCGCAAGATCAGTTTGTCACCCGCATGATCTCTTTGGAAAACATCAACGCCGCCGATATTGCCGAGTCGATCCTCAGCCCGTTGATGCCCAAGACCAGTAACGTGGTGGTGTACGAACCTTCCAACATGTTAATTATTTCCGACAGCGCCTCTAACATCCAACGGCTGACCACCATCATCCGCGAACTGGATGTACCGGGAGCATTGCAGGACATGCAGGTGATCCCGCTGCAGTTTGCCGATGCCAAGGAAACCGCCACCATCTGCAACGACATCCTGTCCAGTGGCAACACAAAAAAAACCACGCGGCGCCGGGCCAGCAAAAACGTCACCACCAGCTCTGCCGACGCAACCAGCAAGGTGATTGCCTATGAGCGCACCAACCGCCTGGTGGTGATGGCCACATCGGACGATATGACCACCATCCTCAGCCTGATTGCCGAACTGGATCAGGAACCGACGCAAGAACATGCCCGCATCAATCTCTACTATCTAGAAAATGCCGATGCGGAAGAACTGAGTAAAACCCTCAACGAGATCCTCTCCGGCATCAAGAAGCCAGCGACATCCTCGTCAGCTGCTGCCGGCGGCAAAGGGACAGTTCCTGCGGCGGCCATCCAGACCAATGTCACCGTATCCGCTGACAAGCCGACTAATGCTCTGGTGATCAATGCCACACCGGAGGATTACGTCATCATCAAGGACATCATCAAACAACTCGATATTCGCCGCAAACAGGTGTATGTCGAGGCGCTGATCATGGAGCTGTCCATGGATGCCACCGAAGCTCTCGGCTCTCAGCTTCAGGGCGCTTTTGAAGTCGGCAACGAAGGCATTATCAATCTTTCATCAAACTCTTCTCCTGGTGGCATTCTTTCAGACCCAGAGTCCCTGCTCACCACATCGGTGAATGGTCTACTGGCAGGAGGCTTCAGCAAACTGATTGGTATTGATACGGATGGTGATGGCGTCGACGACCGCCAGGTCACAGCCTTCTCTGCACTGATCAAGCTTTCAAAAGACGATACCAATGTCAATATTCTCTCCGCTCCGCGTCTGTTGACCTCGGACAATGAAGAAGCAGAAATCGTCGTCGGCCGCAACGTCCCAATTATTACCTCACGACTTACGGACAGTACCGGCAGTGACAGTCTGGCTCAGAGCGTCTCAGTTGAACGTAAAGATGTTGCCCTGACCCTGCGCTTCACGCCACAGATCACGGAAGGGGAACTCGTTCGTTTGAACGTCTATCAGGAAACAACGGACCTGACGGATAGCGTTGGCGACGTCAACAGCGTCGGTCCTACGTTCACAACACGAAAAATCAGCAATACGGTCCTGGCGAGAGATGGGCAAACCGTTGTACTCGGCGGACTGATTTCCACCAATCAGCAAGAAACCATCAGCAAGGTTCCCCTTCTCGGCGACATTCCCTTGCTGGGCTGGTTGTTTAAAAGCAAAGACAATAAGGAAGTGAAGACCAATTTACTTGTTTTCATCACCCCAACCATCATCAGCGACATGGAAGACCTCTCCAATGTCACCACGATCAACCGGGAAACCTTTGATCGCATTAAAAACGATCCAGAGACCGCAAACGATAACACGGAGCAAAACTGA
- the gspE gene encoding type II secretion system ATPase GspE has protein sequence MAAAPRLGEILQQRFGLGDDALNNALERQQDSEQRIGELLLEQQAITSQQLSQALAEQLGLDYLDSLPEVITSEDLLSLIPLAYARQHVVFPLSRDERHLKLLMADPFDRNAINDLTALAKVRVEPCLAAREEITALINRSYETHAGAAHDMVSDIGDNDDDFVRNLEPADLLDSNDEAPIIRFVNSLITQAYKERASDIHIEPFETELIVRYRIDGLLYEVLRPPFRATSSIISRLKIMAGLNIAEKRLPQDGRFRVRIAAKDVDVRVSSLPTAFGERIVLRLLDKSNNVLSLEDIGMEKELLTQLQKQISRPHGVFLVTGPTGSGKTTTLYAALSRLNDREKNIITVEDPIEYQLAGVGQIQVNSKIDLTFANGLRSILRQDPDIIMVGEIRDHETAEIAVQSALTGHMVFSTLHTNDAAGGLTRLVEMGIEPFLAASSIVGILAQRLVRTICPHCREAYQPEASILTQIGLDSSESHTFYRGRGCDKCMNIGYRGRSGIYELLTMSENIRSQLLANIDAASIRQTAIGQGMVPLRQAGLEKARQGVTTLEEVIRVTQEEA, from the coding sequence ATGGCTGCAGCGCCCCGTCTTGGAGAGATCCTGCAACAACGGTTCGGACTCGGTGATGATGCCCTCAACAATGCTCTGGAACGCCAGCAGGACAGCGAGCAACGCATTGGTGAATTACTGCTTGAGCAACAGGCCATCACCTCACAACAGCTCAGTCAGGCATTGGCCGAGCAGTTGGGACTCGACTATCTCGACAGCTTGCCGGAAGTGATCACCTCTGAGGATCTGCTCAGCCTGATCCCGTTGGCGTATGCACGGCAACATGTGGTGTTCCCCTTGAGTCGCGATGAGCGCCATCTGAAACTGCTCATGGCCGACCCGTTCGACCGTAATGCCATCAACGACCTGACTGCCCTGGCCAAGGTGCGTGTTGAGCCGTGCCTGGCGGCACGAGAAGAGATCACCGCACTGATCAACCGCAGCTATGAAACGCATGCCGGAGCCGCCCATGACATGGTCAGCGACATCGGCGACAACGACGACGATTTTGTCCGCAACCTGGAACCGGCCGACCTGCTCGACAGCAATGATGAAGCACCGATTATCCGCTTCGTCAACAGCCTGATCACCCAGGCGTACAAAGAACGGGCCAGTGATATTCACATTGAGCCGTTTGAAACCGAGCTGATCGTGCGCTATCGCATTGACGGCCTGCTTTACGAGGTGTTGCGGCCCCCATTTCGCGCCACGTCCAGCATCATCTCGCGCCTGAAGATCATGGCCGGATTGAACATTGCCGAAAAGCGCCTGCCGCAAGACGGTCGCTTCCGGGTGCGCATCGCCGCCAAGGATGTTGACGTGCGTGTGTCGTCACTGCCTACGGCATTCGGCGAACGGATTGTTCTGCGTCTGCTCGACAAGAGCAACAATGTCCTGTCCCTGGAAGATATCGGCATGGAGAAAGAGCTGCTGACGCAACTGCAGAAGCAGATCAGCAGACCGCACGGCGTCTTCCTGGTCACCGGCCCGACCGGCAGTGGTAAAACCACCACCCTGTATGCCGCCTTGAGCCGCCTCAACGACCGGGAAAAGAACATCATCACCGTCGAAGACCCGATTGAATACCAGCTGGCTGGAGTCGGCCAGATTCAGGTCAACTCGAAAATCGACCTGACCTTTGCCAACGGTTTGCGCTCGATTCTGCGTCAAGACCCGGACATTATCATGGTCGGTGAAATCCGCGACCATGAAACCGCCGAAATCGCCGTACAGTCGGCCTTAACCGGCCACATGGTGTTTTCCACCCTGCACACCAACGATGCCGCCGGTGGTCTGACCCGGCTGGTGGAGATGGGCATTGAACCGTTCCTCGCTGCGTCGTCGATTGTCGGCATTCTTGCCCAGCGGTTGGTGCGCACCATCTGCCCACACTGTCGTGAAGCCTACCAGCCGGAAGCCAGCATTCTGACCCAGATCGGTCTCGACTCGTCCGAATCGCACACCTTCTACCGCGGTCGTGGCTGCGACAAATGCATGAACATCGGCTATCGTGGTCGTAGCGGCATTTACGAACTGTTGACCATGAGCGAAAACATCCGCAGTCAACTGCTGGCCAATATCGATGCCGCCTCCATCCGCCAGACCGCCATTGGTCAGGGGATGGTACCGCTGCGTCAGGCCGGGCTGGAAAAGGCCCGCCAGGGGGTCACCACCCTTGAGGAAGTGATCCGAGTCACGCAAGAGGAGGCCTAG
- a CDS encoding FKBP-type peptidyl-prolyl cis-trans isomerase: MRLWIVMLVGVALVLGGCKTEQTESKEVSVETLQQRVSYSVGLDVARNFKENEFELDTDLILQGIKDAQSGAQPRMSEEQIASTMEEFQQHMMEQYQQRMAKQSTENATKEADFLAENSKKEGVVTLESGLQYKVVEAGSGASPTAEDTVRVDYRGTLLDGTEFDSSYKRGEPAEFQVNRVIPGWTEALQLMKEGATWELYIPAKLAYGERGMGQVIAPNSMLIFEVKFHSIVDGEEAPAAAAE, translated from the coding sequence ATGCGTTTATGGATCGTCATGCTTGTTGGAGTGGCCCTTGTTTTGGGGGGATGTAAAACAGAGCAAACCGAATCAAAAGAAGTCAGCGTTGAGACGTTGCAGCAGCGTGTCAGTTACAGTGTCGGGCTGGATGTCGCCCGTAACTTCAAAGAAAACGAGTTTGAGCTGGATACTGACCTGATTCTTCAGGGGATCAAAGATGCTCAAAGCGGAGCGCAGCCACGCATGAGTGAAGAGCAGATTGCTTCCACCATGGAGGAGTTCCAGCAGCATATGATGGAGCAGTATCAGCAGCGTATGGCTAAACAGTCTACAGAAAATGCAACCAAAGAGGCCGACTTCCTCGCTGAAAACAGCAAGAAAGAAGGGGTTGTTACGCTGGAGAGCGGTTTGCAATATAAAGTAGTTGAAGCCGGCAGTGGTGCCAGTCCGACGGCTGAAGATACCGTTCGGGTGGATTACCGCGGCACCCTGTTGGACGGAACAGAGTTTGACAGCTCCTATAAGCGTGGAGAGCCTGCTGAATTTCAGGTTAACCGGGTCATCCCCGGATGGACGGAAGCGTTGCAGCTGATGAAAGAGGGCGCAACCTGGGAGTTATATATTCCCGCCAAGCTGGCCTATGGTGAGCGTGGAATGGGCCAGGTGATTGCACCGAATTCCATGCTGATCTTTGAAGTCAAATTTCACAGCATTGTTGACGGCGAAGAAGCTCCGGCTGCCGCCGCTGAATAA
- a CDS encoding cytochrome c3 family protein has translation MKKLIVAIMLVAFAATAAFAADVVTYECKKGNVTFNHKAHGDKLGCDACHEGTPAKIAIDKKSAHKDACKTCHKSNNGPTKCGGCHIK, from the coding sequence ATGAAGAAACTGATCGTAGCTATCATGCTGGTTGCTTTTGCTGCAACTGCCGCCTTCGCTGCTGACGTTGTCACTTACGAATGTAAAAAAGGCAACGTTACCTTTAACCACAAAGCTCATGGTGACAAACTGGGCTGTGATGCATGTCACGAAGGTACTCCGGCAAAAATTGCCATCGACAAGAAGTCGGCCCACAAAGATGCTTGCAAAACTTGCCACAAAAGCAACAATGGCCCCACCAAATGTGGTGGCTGCCACATCAAATAA
- a CDS encoding zinc ABC transporter substrate-binding protein: MFKHLVTAFLACVIFSAGSALATPLKVVVSIAPQRYLVHAIAGDLADVAILIAPGQTPATWDPSPQSMTTLAESDILFPIGVPFEEVWLPRLQQMLPKLNVADIRQGITLLPISGHHHHEGEHHGHGHDQMMDPHIWLDPLHAITLAENITRHLCALAPQHQQTFTDGLEQLRKHLLQTHEQVKQKLEHFHGRHFMVFHPSWGYFAHRYHLEQLAIEINGKEPSGIQLAQTAELARAQNVRVIFVQQQFSRKAAQAIADQIGAQVAVLDPLAEDLPKTLVMTADKISQALETPWPQPSH; this comes from the coding sequence ATGTTCAAACACTTGGTTACAGCATTTCTGGCCTGCGTGATTTTTTCAGCAGGCTCCGCCCTGGCCACACCGCTGAAGGTTGTCGTCAGCATTGCCCCGCAACGCTATCTGGTTCACGCCATTGCCGGAGACCTTGCCGACGTAGCGATTCTCATCGCCCCCGGCCAGACACCGGCCACCTGGGATCCGTCGCCGCAAAGCATGACCACCCTGGCAGAGTCGGACATCCTGTTTCCCATTGGCGTGCCTTTTGAAGAGGTATGGTTGCCCAGATTGCAGCAGATGCTGCCGAAGCTGAACGTTGCAGACATTCGTCAGGGCATCACCCTGTTACCGATCAGCGGCCATCACCACCACGAGGGGGAACATCACGGGCACGGCCATGATCAGATGATGGACCCGCATATCTGGCTTGACCCGCTGCATGCCATCACATTGGCTGAAAACATCACCCGACATCTATGTGCTCTGGCTCCCCAACATCAACAGACCTTTACCGATGGACTCGAACAACTGCGTAAACACCTGCTGCAAACCCACGAACAGGTCAAACAGAAACTCGAGCATTTCCATGGCCGTCATTTTATGGTATTTCACCCGTCGTGGGGTTACTTTGCTCACCGTTACCATCTGGAACAACTGGCCATCGAGATAAATGGCAAGGAACCCAGCGGCATTCAGCTGGCGCAGACTGCTGAGCTGGCGCGCGCTCAAAATGTTCGGGTGATTTTTGTCCAACAGCAATTCAGCCGCAAGGCGGCACAGGCGATCGCCGACCAGATTGGCGCCCAGGTTGCAGTTCTCGACCCGTTGGCAGAAGATCTCCCCAAAACCCTGGTGATGACCGCCGACAAAATTTCCCAAGCATTGGAGACGCCATGGCCACAGCCATCGCATTAG
- a CDS encoding cytochrome c3 family protein, whose protein sequence is MKKLIIALLLVAVSASFSLASDVVTYAEGCKKGPVTFDHKSHSEFVENSCKNAACHGDATPAKIVVDKKTAHGKMCKICHKTAGGPTRCGECHVK, encoded by the coding sequence ATGAAAAAACTCATCATTGCCCTGCTTCTGGTTGCCGTGTCTGCTTCATTTTCACTGGCATCAGACGTTGTCACGTACGCCGAAGGCTGCAAAAAAGGCCCGGTGACTTTTGACCACAAAAGTCATAGCGAATTCGTTGAAAACAGTTGTAAAAACGCCGCCTGCCACGGTGATGCCACCCCGGCGAAAATTGTCGTCGACAAAAAAACAGCCCATGGCAAAATGTGCAAGATCTGCCACAAGACGGCCGGTGGCCCCACCCGTTGCGGCGAATGTCACGTGAAGTAA
- the gspC gene encoding type II secretion system protein GspC, with product MLTLFHRFLPAYYLLLCAALGLSLAWLVSSEAGIQLASQETVAANTSTHLSGKERNRAPQDNRIILERNIFDSTRPAQAATVAAATPAAKAGRRTQVTSSNMSLIGTVVAEDESLAVININGQIEVIRVDHLVPGSGTLVTVTRDFIEIEQNDGTIIVLTLETTGNQVADTPATRRPGTTARNNTSYEVQALGSNRWRISADEAEKARTNIAQLIKQVRVDPYVVGGKTEGFMIKRIQRGTLLYQMGLKRGDVLFAINGTSLDSPEKGLQVFQQLREAKNLSVDLQRAGQSLNFQYEIK from the coding sequence ATGCTGACCTTATTCCATCGTTTTCTCCCCGCGTATTATCTGTTGCTCTGTGCCGCCCTCGGTCTGTCCCTGGCGTGGCTGGTTTCCAGTGAAGCCGGCATTCAACTGGCCTCACAAGAAACCGTTGCTGCCAACACATCGACTCACCTTTCCGGCAAAGAACGCAACCGAGCGCCTCAAGACAACCGGATCATTCTCGAACGCAACATTTTTGATTCCACCCGACCGGCCCAGGCTGCCACGGTCGCCGCAGCAACACCTGCTGCCAAAGCCGGACGCCGCACCCAGGTGACCAGCAGCAACATGAGCCTGATCGGCACGGTGGTTGCCGAGGACGAATCTCTGGCGGTGATCAACATCAACGGCCAGATCGAAGTGATCCGTGTTGACCATCTGGTGCCCGGCAGCGGCACTCTGGTCACGGTTACGCGCGACTTTATCGAGATCGAACAGAATGACGGAACGATCATTGTTTTGACCCTGGAGACAACCGGCAACCAGGTTGCCGACACACCCGCAACAAGACGTCCCGGAACCACGGCGCGCAACAACACCAGTTACGAGGTGCAGGCCCTGGGCAGCAACCGCTGGCGGATTTCTGCCGACGAGGCGGAAAAAGCCCGCACCAATATCGCCCAGTTGATCAAACAGGTTCGGGTTGATCCCTATGTGGTCGGCGGAAAAACCGAAGGCTTTATGATCAAGCGTATTCAACGGGGCACCCTGCTGTATCAGATGGGTCTAAAACGGGGCGATGTTCTGTTTGCCATCAATGGCACCAGCCTGGACAGCCCGGAAAAGGGGTTGCAGGTCTTTCAACAATTACGCGAAGCCAAAAATCTCAGTGTTGATCTGCAACGCGCAGGGCAGTCACTGAACTTTCAATATGAGATCAAGTAA
- a CDS encoding ion transporter, with amino-acid sequence MKRPSPFAESRPPTDSSWRNRLHEIIFEAETTSGKIFDILLILSIIASVVIVMMDSVSSWQTRFGNLLHTAEWGFTLLFTLEYILRLMCIGRPWKYATSFFGIVDVLSILPTYLSLLLPGSKYLLVIRVLRILRVFRVLKLVQYLAEAELLLRAIRSSTRKIAVFLFAVATLVIICGSLMYVVEGEANGFTSIPRSIYWAIVTLTTVGYGDISPQTDLGQVLASLIMVMGYGIIAVPTGIVTVGLSRADKAITTEACPSCSREGHDPDALYCKFCGDPLHLKEP; translated from the coding sequence ATGAAACGCCCCTCCCCTTTTGCCGAATCTCGGCCACCAACGGATTCAAGTTGGCGCAACCGACTGCACGAAATTATTTTCGAAGCAGAAACCACCAGCGGAAAAATTTTTGACATTTTGCTGATCCTCAGCATCATCGCCAGTGTGGTCATTGTCATGATGGACAGTGTCAGCAGCTGGCAAACGCGTTTTGGCAACCTGCTTCACACGGCCGAGTGGGGTTTCACCCTGCTGTTCACCTTAGAATACATTCTGCGCCTTATGTGTATCGGTCGGCCGTGGAAATACGCCACCAGCTTTTTTGGCATTGTCGATGTGCTGTCCATCTTACCCACCTATCTGAGCCTGCTGTTACCGGGCAGCAAATATTTGCTGGTCATTCGAGTGTTACGCATCCTGCGAGTTTTCAGGGTGTTGAAACTGGTGCAATATCTCGCCGAGGCGGAATTGCTGCTGCGGGCAATCCGCTCAAGCACACGGAAAATTGCCGTGTTTCTGTTTGCCGTTGCCACCCTGGTGATCATCTGCGGCTCGCTGATGTATGTCGTGGAGGGTGAAGCCAACGGCTTCACCAGTATTCCGCGCAGCATCTATTGGGCCATCGTCACCCTGACAACAGTCGGCTACGGTGACATTTCACCACAAACCGATCTAGGCCAGGTCCTTGCTTCACTGATCATGGTTATGGGTTATGGCATCATTGCGGTTCCCACCGGCATTGTCACGGTCGGCCTGAGCCGGGCCGACAAGGCGATCACCACTGAAGCCTGTCCGAGCTGCAGCCGCGAAGGCCATGACCCCGACGCCCTGTACTGTAAGTTTTGCGGCGATCCGCTACATCTCAAAGAACCCTGA
- a CDS encoding ABC transporter ATP-binding protein — protein sequence MATAIALDNVSFSYDDRLILENIDLTLDTSDFLGIVGPNGGGKSTLLKMMLGLLQPDTGQVRVFGHTPEQARTRLGYVPQFATFDSAFPISVKDTVLQGRLGKTRALLGYSRHDLEIAEQAMREADILDLRKHPMTALSGGQRQRVLIARALACEPDVLLLDEPTANIDPHHGENFFDLLHHLHERIAIVLVSHDVGFISRCVTRVACLNRTLVCHSTSPVDSESIKHLYATPVSMVHHDTCLDAKDCL from the coding sequence ATGGCCACAGCCATCGCATTAGACAACGTCAGCTTCAGCTATGACGACAGGCTGATTCTGGAAAATATCGACCTGACGCTGGACACCAGTGACTTTCTCGGCATTGTTGGCCCGAACGGTGGCGGTAAAAGCACCCTGCTCAAGATGATGCTCGGACTGCTGCAACCGGACACAGGCCAGGTCCGTGTCTTTGGACACACGCCAGAACAAGCCCGTACTCGTCTCGGCTATGTCCCGCAGTTTGCGACATTTGACAGTGCCTTTCCCATCAGTGTTAAAGACACAGTTCTCCAGGGCCGTCTCGGCAAAACCCGCGCACTGCTCGGCTACTCGCGCCACGATCTGGAGATCGCCGAACAAGCCATGCGCGAAGCCGACATCCTCGATTTACGCAAGCATCCCATGACCGCATTGTCCGGTGGCCAGCGTCAACGTGTGCTGATCGCCCGTGCCCTGGCCTGCGAACCCGATGTTTTGCTGCTGGATGAACCCACCGCCAACATTGACCCGCACCACGGCGAGAATTTTTTCGACCTGCTGCACCACCTGCATGAGCGCATTGCCATTGTCCTGGTTTCCCACGATGTCGGCTTTATCTCACGCTGTGTCACCCGAGTCGCCTGCCTCAACCGCACCCTGGTCTGTCACAGCACCAGCCCGGTGGACAGCGAATCCATCAAGCACCTCTATGCAACGCCGGTAAGTATGGTTCACCACGACACCTGTCTCGACGCCAAGGATTGTTTATGA
- a CDS encoding metal ABC transporter permease, with protein sequence MSFFEAIAQHTFLQNALLGGVLASLTCGVVGSFVVVRRIGYLAGGIAHAVLGGMGVAFFLGKAPLLGALIAALLAAIIISFVNRRGHQQEDTIISALWAVGMATGILFIAKTPGYNVDLMSYLFGNVLMISRQDLLLIAGLDGIILVFTGVFFKQLLALCYDPEFATLRGIRVETLNTLLLCLVAVTVVILIQIVGLILVIALLTLPAATARLYAATLVVMMALATLIGLGITSGGLALSYNYDLPAGATIALLSGLCYLIAIILPSRRFR encoded by the coding sequence ATGAGTTTTTTCGAAGCCATTGCCCAGCACACCTTCCTGCAAAACGCCCTATTGGGAGGCGTTCTCGCCAGTCTCACCTGTGGCGTGGTCGGCTCGTTTGTCGTAGTGCGTCGCATTGGCTATCTGGCCGGGGGTATTGCCCACGCGGTTCTCGGCGGCATGGGTGTCGCTTTTTTTCTCGGCAAAGCCCCCCTGCTCGGCGCCCTGATTGCCGCCCTGTTGGCAGCGATCATCATCAGTTTTGTCAATCGTCGCGGCCACCAGCAAGAGGACACGATCATCAGTGCGTTGTGGGCGGTTGGCATGGCGACCGGTATTCTGTTTATTGCCAAAACCCCCGGCTACAATGTCGACTTGATGAGCTATCTGTTTGGCAACGTGCTGATGATCTCTCGTCAGGACCTGTTGCTGATCGCCGGCCTTGACGGCATCATCCTGGTGTTCACCGGCGTATTTTTCAAACAACTTCTGGCCCTGTGCTACGATCCCGAATTTGCCACATTACGCGGCATCCGGGTGGAAACCCTCAACACGTTGCTGCTATGTCTGGTTGCTGTCACCGTCGTTATCCTGATCCAGATTGTCGGCCTGATTCTGGTGATCGCCCTGCTCACCCTGCCAGCCGCTACGGCACGTCTTTACGCAGCAACACTGGTCGTTATGATGGCCCTGGCTACCCTGATCGGCCTCGGCATCACCAGCGGCGGGCTGGCGTTATCCTACAACTATGACCTGCCTGCCGGAGCTACTATCGCCCTGCTCTCAGGTCTGTGCTACCTGATCGCCATTATCCTTCCATCGCGCCGTTTCCGCTAA
- a CDS encoding FeoA family protein, whose translation MCPLSQCKSGDTVFVKGFTGGGRLRGKLHAMGLMPGEEIEVISSNCGPLVIQSKGVKLAIGCGMAENILVSCECSCTRADYCEA comes from the coding sequence ATGTGTCCTTTGTCTCAATGTAAAAGTGGTGATACCGTGTTCGTCAAGGGATTTACCGGCGGTGGCAGGTTACGGGGCAAACTGCATGCCATGGGCCTGATGCCCGGTGAAGAGATCGAAGTCATCTCCAGTAACTGTGGCCCCCTGGTGATTCAGTCCAAAGGGGTCAAATTGGCCATTGGTTGCGGCATGGCTGAAAACATTCTCGTCTCCTGTGAATGTTCCTGCACACGCGCCGACTACTGTGAAGCCTGA